Proteins encoded together in one Pseudoroseomonas cervicalis window:
- the egtD gene encoding L-histidine N(alpha)-methyltransferase: MHPIPTLAAAASAFDPLVAETALRGLTAPRKTLPPHLLYDPEGCRLFEAITTLPEYYVTRTELALLRQIGPDLARRIGPDAAVVEYGAGSATKAALLLAALDRPSAYAPLDIAPGAVAATAEAVRQRFPGLAVQPITGNFMEALALPELPGRLLGFFPGSTIGNLEEAAAIDFLRAARQTLGEGARFLVGVDLPKDPAVLVPAYDDPAGVTAAFNLNLLHRLNREAAAEFDPAGFAHKAVWNAAQSRIEMHLESRRDQRATVAGVELHFAAGETIHTESSHKHAPERFLAMAEAAGWRGEALWTDAQRMFSLHLLG; the protein is encoded by the coding sequence ATGCATCCGATCCCGACGCTCGCCGCAGCCGCCAGCGCCTTCGACCCGCTGGTGGCGGAGACCGCGCTGCGCGGCCTGACGGCGCCGCGCAAGACGCTGCCGCCGCATCTGCTCTACGATCCGGAAGGCTGCCGGCTGTTCGAGGCCATCACCACCCTGCCGGAATACTATGTCACCCGCACCGAGCTGGCGCTGCTGCGCCAGATCGGCCCGGATCTGGCGCGCCGCATCGGTCCCGACGCGGCCGTGGTCGAATATGGCGCGGGCTCGGCCACCAAGGCGGCGCTGCTGCTGGCGGCCCTCGACCGGCCTTCCGCCTATGCGCCGCTCGACATCGCGCCGGGCGCGGTGGCGGCGACGGCGGAGGCGGTGCGGCAGCGTTTCCCCGGCCTCGCCGTGCAGCCGATCACCGGCAATTTCATGGAGGCGCTGGCACTGCCCGAGCTGCCGGGCCGGCTGCTCGGCTTCTTTCCCGGCTCCACCATCGGCAATCTGGAGGAGGCGGCGGCGATCGACTTCCTGCGCGCCGCGCGGCAGACGCTGGGCGAGGGGGCGCGCTTCCTGGTGGGGGTCGACCTGCCGAAGGACCCTGCCGTGCTGGTGCCGGCCTATGACGATCCGGCCGGTGTCACCGCCGCCTTCAACCTGAATCTGCTGCACCGGCTGAACCGCGAGGCGGCGGCCGAGTTCGACCCGGCCGGCTTCGCGCACAAGGCGGTGTGGAACGCGGCGCAGAGCCGCATCGAGATGCATCTGGAAAGCCGCCGCGACCAGCGCGCGACGGTGGCCGGTGTCGAGCTGCATTTCGCGGCCGGCGAGACCATCCACACCGAGAGCAGCCACAAGCACGCGCCGGAGCGTTTCCTGGCGATGGCGGAGGCCGCCGGCTGGCGGGGCGAGGCGCTGTGGACCGATGCGCAGCGCATGTTCTCGCTGCATCTGCTGGGCTGA
- the egtB gene encoding ergothioneine biosynthesis protein EgtB gives MLTLRPDAPNLETRDPPDNPDPGHDIAKPDIAALAARWRRVRAHTEALAADLSAEDQCIQSMPDASPAKWHRAHTSWFFEQFLLTPFLPGYEPCDRRFAFLFNSYYEQAGPRHARPQRGMLTRPSAEEVGAYRRHVDAAMERLLATALPLGALELVELGLQHEQQHQELLVTDLLHGFSLNPLRPAMLPNWQEPAGPSREAAAMHVVEGGVVRIGALNSGFAFDNERPCHEVLLQPFRIASHLVSNAEWCGFIADGGYRQPLLWMSEGFSAVQAESWESPMHWEKRDGHWMQMTPGGMRPLDPAAPVRHISWYEADAFARWAGKRLPTEAEWEHAARRGLLEDAARFVWEWTGSAYRPYPGFRTAEGAVGEYNGKFMINAMVLRGGSLATPPDHARLTYRNFFHPDRRWQFTGLRLAEEA, from the coding sequence ATGCTGACGCTGCGGCCCGACGCCCCGAATCTCGAAACCCGGGACCCGCCTGACAACCCCGACCCCGGTCACGACATCGCCAAGCCGGACATCGCCGCCCTGGCCGCCCGCTGGCGCCGGGTGCGCGCCCATACCGAGGCGCTGGCGGCCGATCTCAGCGCCGAGGACCAGTGCATCCAGTCCATGCCGGATGCCAGCCCGGCGAAATGGCACCGGGCGCATACCAGCTGGTTCTTCGAGCAGTTCCTGCTGACGCCCTTCCTGCCGGGCTATGAGCCCTGCGACCGGCGCTTCGCCTTCCTGTTCAACTCCTATTACGAGCAGGCCGGGCCGCGGCATGCGCGGCCGCAGCGCGGCATGCTGACGCGACCCTCGGCCGAGGAGGTCGGCGCCTATCGCCGCCATGTCGATGCGGCGATGGAGCGGCTGCTGGCCACGGCGCTGCCGCTCGGGGCGCTGGAGCTGGTCGAGCTCGGCCTGCAGCATGAGCAGCAGCACCAGGAGCTGCTGGTGACCGATCTGCTGCACGGATTTTCCCTCAATCCGCTGCGCCCCGCCATGCTGCCGAATTGGCAGGAGCCGGCCGGCCCCTCGCGCGAGGCGGCGGCGATGCACGTCGTGGAAGGCGGGGTGGTGCGCATCGGCGCGCTGAACAGCGGCTTCGCCTTCGACAATGAGCGGCCCTGCCACGAGGTGCTGCTGCAGCCCTTCCGCATCGCCTCCCACCTGGTGAGCAATGCCGAATGGTGCGGCTTCATCGCCGATGGCGGCTATCGCCAGCCCCTGCTGTGGATGTCGGAAGGATTCTCGGCGGTCCAGGCCGAGAGCTGGGAATCCCCGATGCACTGGGAAAAGCGCGACGGCCACTGGATGCAGATGACGCCGGGCGGGATGCGGCCGCTCGACCCCGCCGCACCGGTGCGCCACATCTCCTGGTACGAGGCCGATGCCTTTGCCCGCTGGGCCGGCAAGCGCCTGCCCACCGAGGCGGAGTGGGAGCACGCGGCGCGGCGCGGCCTGCTCGAGGATGCGGCGCGCTTCGTCTGGGAATGGACCGGCAGCGCCTACCGCCCCTATCCGGGCTTCCGCACCGCCGAGGGCGCGGTCGGCGAGTACAACGGAAAGTTCATGATCAACGCGATGGTGCTGCGCGGCGGCTCGCTCGCCACGCCGCCGGATCATGCGCGGCTGACCTATCGCAATTTCTTCCATCCCGACCGGCGCTGGCAATTCACCGGCCTGCGCCTCGCCGAGGAGGCGTGA
- a CDS encoding Ku protein, translating into MSDHTPRPLWRGTLRLALVSCPVALLPARHERNNLHFHMINPDTGNRVRMLTVDAETGEELQRRDLLRGYEVEKDEYVTLTEEDFDSARVESSRTLSLGKCIPRDAIDPLHYDAGYYLVPDGDENADVYAVLREALAQSGMMALSRLVLFRRERAVAVMPRGDGMVLHTLLEEGDLHAAEDAFADIPHERPDRAMVKLARQLIERQADEYDPADAEDRYEARLRQLIEAKREGQELEPEEEEAPRGNVIDLMTALKRSLGQAGGGDGGGGSRRGSAGTGSRGTTKPPPRRATASSKAAPAKSKAKPAARKTTAKSAGQPPAKQAAPKKSAATRAKPASKPAAPRRRSA; encoded by the coding sequence ATGAGCGACCACACGCCCCGCCCCCTCTGGCGCGGCACGCTGCGCCTGGCGCTCGTCTCCTGCCCGGTGGCGCTGTTGCCGGCGCGGCATGAGCGGAACAATCTGCATTTCCACATGATCAACCCCGACACCGGCAACCGCGTGCGCATGCTGACGGTGGATGCCGAGACCGGCGAGGAGCTGCAGCGCCGCGATCTCCTGCGCGGCTATGAGGTGGAGAAGGACGAATACGTTACCCTGACGGAGGAGGATTTCGACTCCGCCCGGGTGGAGAGCAGCCGCACCCTGTCGCTCGGCAAATGCATCCCCCGCGATGCGATCGACCCGCTGCATTACGATGCCGGCTACTATCTGGTGCCGGATGGCGACGAGAATGCCGATGTCTATGCGGTGCTGCGCGAGGCGCTGGCGCAGAGCGGCATGATGGCGCTGTCCCGGCTGGTGCTGTTCCGGCGCGAGCGCGCGGTCGCCGTCATGCCGCGCGGCGATGGCATGGTGCTGCACACGCTGCTGGAGGAAGGCGATCTGCACGCCGCCGAGGATGCCTTCGCCGACATCCCGCATGAGCGCCCCGACCGCGCCATGGTGAAGCTGGCGCGTCAGCTGATCGAGCGCCAGGCCGATGAATACGACCCCGCCGATGCCGAGGATCGCTACGAGGCGCGGCTGCGCCAGCTGATCGAGGCGAAGCGCGAGGGCCAGGAGCTGGAGCCGGAAGAGGAGGAGGCGCCGCGCGGCAATGTCATCGACCTGATGACGGCGCTGAAGCGCAGCCTGGGCCAGGCGGGTGGCGGCGATGGCGGCGGCGGGTCGCGGCGCGGTTCCGCCGGGACGGGTTCCCGGGGCACCACGAAGCCGCCGCCCCGCCGTGCCACCGCCAGCAGCAAGGCCGCCCCCGCCAAGTCCAAGGCGAAACCCGCCGCTCGCAAAACCACGGCCAAGAGCGCCGGTCAGCCGCCGGCGAAGCAAGCGGCGCCAAAGAAGAGCGCGGCGACCCGCGCGAAGCCCGCCAGCAAGCCCGCCGCGCCGCGCCGCCGCAGCGCCTGA
- a CDS encoding PA2169 family four-helix-bundle protein, whose product MSITTGREERLVAAADGIQPGALRTLSAYLHDSHRGYDQGRRLTSDRFLRIEFAELAEKRERMAQEVDTLLRQHNEAPRKGGSTLGAAHRVYLDLKGSLFGQGRARVLREVVRGEAALEDAYDEALDSHDLPAEARALLQRQHRQVRATRDRYAAMLDEDGGEQPLVPVQGKGLVARFNRFTQPVVSNPILSAIAVTAVSVLTARLLRGHRYR is encoded by the coding sequence ATGAGCATCACCACCGGCAGGGAGGAGCGGCTGGTCGCCGCGGCGGACGGCATCCAGCCCGGCGCGCTGCGCACCCTCAGCGCCTATCTGCATGACAGCCATCGCGGCTATGACCAGGGGCGGCGCCTGACCTCGGACCGCTTCCTGCGCATCGAATTCGCCGAGCTGGCGGAGAAGCGCGAGCGCATGGCGCAGGAGGTCGACACGCTGCTGCGCCAGCACAATGAGGCGCCGCGCAAGGGCGGCAGCACGCTGGGCGCCGCGCATCGTGTCTATCTGGACCTGAAGGGCAGCCTGTTCGGCCAGGGCCGCGCCCGCGTGCTGCGCGAGGTGGTGCGCGGCGAGGCGGCGCTGGAAGACGCCTATGACGAGGCGCTGGACAGCCACGACCTGCCGGCCGAGGCGCGTGCCCTGCTGCAGCGCCAGCATCGCCAGGTGCGTGCCACGCGCGACCGCTACGCCGCCATGCTGGACGAGGATGGCGGCGAGCAGCCGCTGGTTCCGGTGCAGGGCAAGGGGCTGGTGGCGCGCTTCAACCGCTTCACCCAGCCGGTGGTGTCCAACCCGATCCTCTCGGCCATCGCGGTCACCGCCGTCTCGGTGCTGACGGCGCGGCTGCTGCGCGGCCATCGCTACCGCTGA
- a CDS encoding alpha-1,4-glucan--maltose-1-phosphate maltosyltransferase, whose product MPEAALPNALYHLNPFALGPLDAAPAELGRIAGLGFDAVCLASPFDAAPGQAGLLRDPARLHEALGGGEALPALARLAEAARGHGLALLLDVEAGRLSRQAPLLRQQGGLIAAPGLADLPPDPRRAPGSDAAARLASPAPEALAQWWQARLAEWHAAGIAGFRVLDPAWGGDFWARQIAALPRAGFIAWTPGTPAGALPALRQAGFAFAASSLPWWDFGAGWWAEETERLSPIAPLLMAPEAPLGQRLAAQHSDRAIAARAARRALRFAALAGGAWLMPMGFEYGALHRAGQGAQEAAHFAALRQSPRIDLTDAVREANAERRALPRPLGTPRLLSAPRAPVALLREGAAGRVLVVANSSLQRPARLSAGQLTGLLPRPGRLPKDALKDGALRLDRGEVRCMTIEDVTPITLPDLPVEAALEAARIAIEAVRPAVDEGRFPVKRAVGQAVRVTADIFTEGHGKLAARLLWRAADEEAWHEVPMLPVVNDIWAASFVPERIGRHVYGVIAWVDHFEAFRDEIAKKHKAGVPIALERREGVAHLEEALPRLSGAEAEELRALVARLADASDAEAVALFTAPRTRELMTEADARPFLARSEAMPLDVERREAGFASWYEIFPRSQSGSTDRHGTFDDVIRTLPRVRDMGFDVLYFPPIHPIGQKNRKGRNNSLKAEPGDPGSPYAIGSEAGGHDALHPELGTLEDFRRLVAAAKEHGLELALDFAIQCSPDHPWLREHPEWFAWRPDGSIRYAENPPKKYEDIVNVEFYAEGAKPALWLALRDVVLFWVKEGVRLFRVDNPHTKPLPFWEWMIGEVRAKAPDAVFLSEAFTRPKVMYRLAKIGFSQSYTYFTWRNTAWEMREYLEELNRAPVSDFFRPHFFVNTPDINPVFLQNNGRGGHLIRAGLAATLSGLWGVYNGFELCEARPVPGKEEYLDSEKYEIKVWDYDRPGNITAEITMLNRIRRQNPALHTHLGTTFLRSNHDGILTYVKATPEGENIVLVAVSMDPNQPLETHFELPQTALGLPPGAGLLAEDLIHGGEEAWHGTHRHVRLDPHSTPFAIWRIRAADKA is encoded by the coding sequence TTGCCTGAAGCCGCATTGCCGAACGCCCTCTACCACCTCAACCCCTTCGCCCTCGGCCCGCTGGACGCGGCCCCGGCCGAGCTGGGACGCATCGCCGGCCTCGGCTTCGATGCCGTCTGCCTGGCCTCACCCTTCGATGCGGCGCCCGGCCAGGCCGGGCTGCTGCGCGACCCCGCCCGGCTGCACGAGGCGCTGGGCGGCGGCGAGGCGCTGCCGGCGCTCGCCCGCCTGGCCGAGGCGGCGCGCGGCCATGGCCTGGCGCTGCTGCTGGATGTCGAGGCCGGGCGGCTCTCCCGCCAGGCGCCGCTGCTGCGCCAGCAGGGCGGGCTGATCGCGGCGCCGGGCCTGGCCGACCTGCCGCCCGATCCACGCCGCGCCCCGGGCAGCGACGCCGCCGCGCGCCTGGCGAGCCCGGCGCCCGAGGCGCTGGCGCAATGGTGGCAGGCGCGCCTGGCCGAATGGCACGCCGCCGGCATCGCCGGCTTCCGCGTGCTGGACCCGGCCTGGGGCGGCGATTTCTGGGCGCGGCAGATCGCGGCGCTGCCGCGGGCCGGCTTCATCGCCTGGACCCCCGGCACCCCGGCCGGGGCGCTGCCGGCGCTGCGCCAGGCGGGCTTCGCCTTCGCCGCCTCCTCCCTGCCCTGGTGGGATTTCGGCGCCGGCTGGTGGGCGGAGGAGACCGAGCGCCTCTCCCCCATCGCGCCGCTGCTGATGGCGCCGGAGGCACCGCTCGGCCAGCGCCTGGCGGCGCAGCACAGCGACCGCGCCATCGCCGCCCGCGCCGCGCGGCGCGCCCTGCGCTTCGCCGCGCTGGCGGGCGGCGCCTGGCTGATGCCGATGGGCTTCGAATACGGCGCGCTGCACCGCGCCGGCCAGGGCGCGCAGGAGGCGGCGCATTTCGCCGCGCTGCGCCAGTCGCCGCGCATCGACCTGACCGATGCGGTGCGCGAGGCCAATGCGGAGCGCCGCGCCCTGCCGCGGCCGCTCGGCACGCCACGCCTGCTCTCCGCCCCGCGCGCGCCGGTGGCGCTGCTGCGCGAGGGCGCGGCGGGCCGCGTGCTGGTGGTAGCCAATTCCTCCCTGCAACGCCCGGCGCGCCTGTCGGCCGGGCAGCTCACCGGCCTGCTGCCGCGCCCCGGCCGCCTGCCCAAGGATGCCCTGAAGGATGGCGCGCTGCGCCTCGACCGCGGAGAGGTTCGCTGCATGACCATCGAGGACGTCACCCCGATCACCCTGCCCGATCTGCCGGTGGAGGCGGCGCTGGAGGCGGCGCGCATCGCCATCGAGGCGGTGCGGCCGGCGGTGGATGAGGGGCGCTTCCCGGTCAAGCGCGCGGTGGGCCAGGCGGTGCGCGTCACCGCCGACATCTTCACCGAGGGCCATGGCAAGCTGGCCGCCCGCCTGCTGTGGCGCGCCGCCGATGAGGAAGCCTGGCACGAGGTGCCGATGCTGCCGGTGGTCAACGACATCTGGGCGGCGAGCTTCGTGCCGGAGCGCATCGGCCGCCATGTCTATGGCGTCATCGCCTGGGTCGACCATTTCGAGGCCTTCCGCGACGAGATCGCCAAGAAGCACAAGGCCGGCGTGCCGATCGCGCTGGAGCGGCGCGAGGGTGTTGCCCATCTGGAGGAGGCGCTGCCCCGCCTGTCGGGCGCCGAGGCCGAGGAGCTGCGCGCCCTGGTCGCACGCCTGGCCGATGCCTCTGACGCCGAGGCGGTGGCGCTGTTCACCGCGCCGCGCACCCGCGAATTGATGACCGAGGCCGATGCCCGCCCCTTCCTGGCGCGCTCCGAGGCGATGCCGCTGGATGTCGAGCGGCGCGAGGCCGGCTTCGCGTCCTGGTACGAGATCTTCCCGCGCTCGCAGAGCGGCAGCACCGACCGGCACGGCACCTTCGACGATGTCATCCGCACCCTGCCGCGGGTGCGCGACATGGGCTTCGACGTGCTCTACTTCCCGCCGATCCACCCGATCGGCCAGAAGAACCGCAAGGGCCGCAACAACAGCCTGAAGGCCGAGCCCGGCGATCCGGGCAGCCCCTATGCCATCGGCTCCGAGGCGGGCGGGCATGACGCGCTGCATCCGGAGCTCGGCACGCTGGAGGATTTCCGCCGGCTGGTGGCGGCGGCCAAGGAGCATGGGCTGGAGCTGGCGCTGGATTTCGCCATCCAGTGCTCGCCCGACCATCCCTGGCTGCGCGAGCATCCCGAATGGTTCGCCTGGCGGCCGGATGGCAGCATCCGCTACGCCGAGAACCCGCCCAAGAAGTACGAGGACATCGTCAACGTCGAATTCTACGCCGAGGGCGCCAAGCCGGCGCTGTGGCTGGCGCTGCGCGACGTGGTGCTGTTCTGGGTGAAGGAAGGCGTGCGCCTGTTCCGGGTGGACAACCCGCACACCAAGCCCCTGCCCTTCTGGGAGTGGATGATCGGCGAGGTGCGCGCCAAGGCGCCCGATGCGGTGTTCCTGTCGGAAGCCTTCACCCGGCCCAAGGTGATGTACCGCCTGGCCAAGATCGGCTTCTCGCAGAGCTACACCTATTTCACCTGGCGCAACACCGCCTGGGAGATGCGGGAATATCTGGAGGAGCTGAACCGCGCGCCGGTGTCGGATTTCTTCCGCCCGCATTTCTTCGTCAACACGCCGGACATCAACCCAGTCTTCCTGCAGAACAATGGCCGCGGCGGGCATCTGATCCGCGCCGGGCTGGCGGCGACGCTGTCCGGCCTCTGGGGCGTCTATAACGGCTTCGAGCTGTGCGAGGCGCGCCCCGTGCCGGGCAAGGAAGAATATCTCGACAGCGAGAAATACGAGATCAAGGTCTGGGATTACGACCGCCCGGGCAACATCACCGCCGAGATCACGATGCTGAACCGCATCCGCCGGCAGAACCCGGCGCTGCACACGCATCTCGGCACCACCTTCCTGCGTTCCAACCATGACGGCATCCTCACCTATGTGAAGGCGACGCCGGAGGGCGAGAACATCGTGCTGGTCGCGGTCTCGATGGACCCGAACCAGCCGCTGGAGACCCATTTCGAATTGCCGCAGACCGCCCTCGGCCTGCCGCCCGGCGCCGGGCTGCTGGCCGAGGATCTGATCCATGGCGGGGAGGAGGCATGGCACGGCACGCATCGCCATGTCCGCCTGGACCCGCACAGCACGCCCTTCGCCATCTGGCGCATCCGCGCCGCCGACAAGGCCTGA
- the treS gene encoding maltose alpha-D-glucosyltransferase encodes MPRNSKPEMPADPLWYKDAVIYQLHIKSFFDSNDDGVGDLPGLIAKLDYIESLGVDAVWLLPFYPSPRRDDGYDIAEYKAVHPEYGSLADIKRFIQMAHARNIRVITELVINHTSDQHPWFQRARKAKPGSAHRDYYVWSDTDKKYDGTRIIFLDTEKSNWTWDAEAGAYFWHRFYSHQPDLNFDNPQVMKEVTSVMRFWLDAGVDGLRLDAIPYLIERDGTNNENLPETHVVLKKIRAELDKHAPGRMLLAEANQWPEDTQQYFGDGDECHMAFHFPLMPRMYMAMAQEDRFPITDILRQTPEIPENCQWAIFLRNHDELTLEMVTDKERDYLWETYASDKRARINLGIRRRLAPLLEHDRRRIELMNSLLLSMPGTPVMYYGDEIGMGDNIHLGDRDGVRTPMQWSPDRNGGFSRATPAQLVLPAIMDPVYGFEAVNVEAQSNDPHSLLNWTRRMLAVRKRHKAFGRGSFGYLYPGNRKILAYLREHEGETILCVCNLSRTAQAVELDLSAYAGRVPVELVGGSSFPPIGQLTYLLTLPPYGFYWFLLATEAAMPSWHTPAPEAMSELSTLVLRGGVADVLAPAPRKVLEQDSLPQYLARRRWFAGKDGVVASARLAFAEALSTENGEALLAEVEVPEGEGTARYLLPLGIIWEDDISTALPQQLALARVRRGRRVGLLTDAFALDSLPQAVLRGLRNEAVMKLSEGEIRFLPTSLFDADAIPADAEIRRLSAEQSNSSLIIGDHAVLKLVRRVTEGISPETEMTRHLTERGFGQTAPLLGEVVRVSPDGTPRTLVVVQGFVRNQGDGWGWTIEFLNRSIAELAVKDNASDEQDDAFANYAVFAGALGRRLGEMHALLAEDSEDAAFRPEPASEKDVKAWAKAARAQFEAALKVAGQSEEAAALRENRAGLLEAIDRLAASAEGTLKTRIHGDFHLGQVLVVQGDACIIDFEGEPAKTLAQRRAKSSPLRDVAGLLRSFDYAVASAEPGAGAGSAETTDLHDSLLEGFRQRAAATFLEAYRAAQAEAPRPWSTPESEAALLDLFLLEKAAYEVCYEAANRPGWLHIPLGGLSRLAHRLLGKE; translated from the coding sequence ATGCCGCGTAACAGCAAGCCGGAGATGCCGGCTGACCCGCTCTGGTACAAGGATGCGGTGATCTACCAGCTCCACATCAAGTCGTTCTTTGATTCGAACGATGATGGCGTGGGCGATCTGCCCGGGCTGATCGCCAAGCTGGACTACATCGAATCCCTCGGTGTGGACGCGGTCTGGCTGCTGCCCTTCTACCCCTCGCCGCGGCGCGACGACGGCTATGACATCGCCGAATACAAGGCGGTGCACCCGGAATACGGGTCGCTGGCCGACATCAAGCGCTTCATCCAGATGGCGCATGCGCGCAACATCCGCGTCATCACCGAGCTGGTGATCAACCACACCTCGGATCAGCATCCCTGGTTCCAGCGGGCGCGCAAGGCGAAGCCGGGCTCGGCGCATCGCGACTATTACGTCTGGTCGGACACCGACAAGAAGTATGATGGCACGCGCATCATCTTCCTCGACACCGAGAAGTCGAACTGGACCTGGGACGCCGAGGCGGGCGCCTATTTCTGGCACCGCTTCTACAGCCACCAGCCGGACCTGAATTTCGACAATCCGCAGGTGATGAAGGAGGTCACCTCCGTCATGCGCTTCTGGCTGGATGCCGGGGTGGACGGGCTGCGGCTGGACGCCATCCCCTATCTGATCGAGCGCGACGGCACCAACAACGAGAACCTGCCCGAGACGCATGTCGTCCTGAAGAAGATCCGCGCCGAGCTGGACAAGCACGCGCCGGGCCGCATGCTGCTGGCCGAGGCCAATCAGTGGCCCGAGGACACGCAGCAGTATTTCGGCGATGGCGATGAATGCCACATGGCGTTCCACTTCCCCCTGATGCCGCGCATGTACATGGCGATGGCGCAGGAGGATCGCTTCCCGATCACCGACATCCTGCGGCAGACGCCGGAGATCCCCGAGAACTGCCAATGGGCGATCTTCCTGCGCAACCATGACGAGCTGACCCTCGAGATGGTGACCGACAAGGAGCGGGATTATCTGTGGGAGACCTATGCCTCCGACAAGCGTGCCCGCATCAATCTCGGCATCCGCCGCCGCCTGGCGCCGCTGCTGGAGCATGACCGCCGCCGCATCGAGCTGATGAATTCCCTGCTGTTGTCCATGCCGGGCACGCCGGTCATGTACTATGGCGACGAGATCGGCATGGGCGACAACATCCATCTCGGCGACCGCGACGGCGTGCGCACGCCGATGCAATGGTCGCCCGACCGCAATGGCGGCTTCTCCCGCGCGACACCAGCGCAGCTGGTGCTGCCCGCCATCATGGACCCGGTCTATGGCTTCGAGGCGGTCAATGTCGAGGCGCAGAGCAACGACCCGCATTCGCTGCTGAACTGGACCCGCCGCATGCTGGCGGTGCGCAAGCGGCACAAGGCCTTCGGCCGCGGCAGCTTCGGCTATCTCTATCCCGGCAACCGCAAGATCCTGGCCTATCTGCGCGAGCATGAAGGCGAGACCATCCTCTGCGTCTGCAACCTGTCGCGCACGGCGCAGGCGGTGGAGCTCGACCTTTCCGCCTATGCCGGGCGTGTGCCGGTGGAGCTGGTGGGCGGCTCCTCCTTCCCGCCGATCGGGCAGCTGACCTATCTGCTGACCCTGCCGCCCTACGGGTTCTACTGGTTCCTTCTCGCCACGGAGGCTGCGATGCCGAGCTGGCATACCCCGGCGCCGGAAGCGATGTCCGAGCTCTCCACCCTGGTGCTGCGCGGGGGTGTGGCCGATGTGCTGGCGCCCGCGCCGCGCAAGGTGCTGGAGCAGGATTCGCTGCCGCAATACCTGGCCCGCCGCCGCTGGTTCGCCGGCAAGGATGGTGTGGTCGCGAGCGCCCGGCTCGCCTTCGCCGAGGCGCTCTCCACCGAGAATGGCGAGGCGCTGCTGGCCGAGGTGGAGGTCCCGGAGGGCGAGGGCACGGCGCGCTACCTGCTGCCGCTCGGCATCATCTGGGAGGATGACATCAGCACCGCGCTGCCGCAGCAGCTGGCGCTGGCGCGTGTCCGCCGCGGCCGCCGCGTCGGCCTGCTGACCGATGCCTTCGCGCTCGATTCCCTGCCCCAGGCGGTGCTGCGCGGGCTGCGGAATGAGGCAGTGATGAAGCTGTCGGAAGGCGAGATCCGCTTCCTGCCGACCTCGCTTTTCGATGCCGATGCCATCCCCGCCGATGCGGAGATCCGCCGCCTCTCGGCCGAGCAGTCCAATTCCTCCCTCATCATCGGCGACCATGCGGTGCTGAAGCTGGTGCGCCGCGTCACCGAGGGCATCAGCCCCGAGACCGAGATGACGCGCCACCTGACCGAGCGCGGCTTCGGCCAGACGGCGCCGCTGCTGGGCGAGGTGGTGCGGGTCTCGCCGGATGGCACGCCGCGCACCCTGGTCGTGGTGCAGGGCTTCGTGCGCAACCAGGGCGATGGCTGGGGCTGGACCATCGAGTTCCTGAACCGCTCCATCGCCGAGCTGGCGGTGAAGGACAATGCCTCGGACGAGCAGGACGACGCCTTCGCCAACTACGCCGTCTTCGCCGGCGCGCTCGGCAGGCGGCTCGGCGAGATGCACGCGCTGCTGGCCGAGGACAGCGAGGATGCCGCCTTCAGGCCCGAGCCTGCCAGCGAGAAGGACGTCAAGGCCTGGGCCAAGGCGGCGCGCGCGCAGTTCGAGGCGGCGCTGAAGGTGGCCGGCCAGAGCGAGGAGGCCGCGGCGCTGCGCGAGAATCGCGCCGGCCTGCTGGAGGCGATCGACCGGCTCGCCGCCAGCGCCGAGGGCACGCTGAAGACGCGCATCCATGGCGATTTCCATCTCGGCCAGGTGCTGGTGGTGCAGGGCGATGCCTGCATCATCGATTTCGAGGGCGAGCCCGCCAAGACCCTGGCGCAGCGCCGCGCCAAGAGCTCGCCGCTGCGCGACGTGGCGGGGCTGCTGCGCTCCTTCGACTATGCGGTGGCCAGCGCCGAGCCCGGTGCCGGCGCCGGCTCGGCCGAGACCACCGACCTGCATGATTCGCTGCTGGAGGGCTTCCGCCAGCGCGCCGCCGCCACCTTCCTGGAGGCCTATCGCGCCGCCCAGGCGGAGGCGCCGCGCCCCTGGTCGACGCCGGAGAGCGAGGCCGCGCTGCTCGATCTCTTCCTGCTGGAGAAGGCGGCCTACGAGGTCTGCTACGAGGCGGCCAACCGTCCCGGCTGGCTGCATATCCCGCTGGGCGGCCTCAGCCGCCTGGCCCATCGCCTGCTGGGCAAGGAGTGA